The genomic region GGGCACGACGAGGTCAAGGGTATAGCCGGGCAGCTCGATAATGAACCTGTGATCATAGAGTCCCCGGAAGCCGTTCCGGCCAAAGCATTTTCCGGGGTCCGCAAAGCTGCCGTAATAACCCAGTCCACCCAGACGAAAGAGAACATACAGGCGATCATGGAAAAGCTCAAGAGTATCATCCCCCGGGTGCAGCTGCATGACACGACCTGCCGCACCACGGTGGTAAAACAGCAGCAGATAAAGAAACTGCCCCGGGAGAATGACGTAGTGCTCATCGTGGGATCCCGAACCAGCGCCAATACCAAGAGGCTCTACCAGATAGCCCGGAAAATAAAAAAACGTACTCACTGGATATCGTCATCAAAGGACCTCAAAAAAGAATGGTTCCGGGGCGCCCGGAAAGTGGGCATAATGGCGGGGGCATCCACGCCGGATGAAGTAACCCGCTCTATCGTGAAAAAACTCAGAAGCTGGACCTGAGAGAATGTACCTACTTATCGACAATTACGATTCCTTTACCTACAACCTTTACCAGGCTTTCGCTGAACAGGGGGTGGACCTTCTGGTCAGAAGGAACGACCGAATAAGCCTTGGCGAGATCGAGAAGCTTGCCCCTGAGAAGATAATAATCTCGCCCGGGCCCAAAACTCCCGAAAGCGCGGGAATATCCGTTGAGGTCATAAGAAGCTTCTCGTCCCTGAAACCGATACTGGGCGTATGCCTAGGGCTTCAGTGCATAGTTCAAGCCTGCGGCGGCAGGATAGACCGGGTTAAAAAGATCGTACACGGGAAGACCTCGCTCATAGAACATGACCGAAAGGGTATATTCAAAGGGGTGCCCTCCCCTTTCCGGGGAGCTAGGTACCACTCCCTTCACGCCGAGCGGATACCCGATTGCCTCAGGGTCACCGCCCGCACTCAGGATGATATCGTAATGGGAGTTGAACACCTGGAGCTGCCCCTGGTGGGGTTACAATTCCACCCCGAGTCCTTTCTCACGGAGGAAGGATCAGTAATAGTTAAGAACTTCATCGAGTTATAATAATGGAAAAATACTTGCCACCGATAAATAGAAGCTGCCTTATCGAAAGGATACCCCTCTGGCGTCCGGTGGAAGAGGTCTTTTCGTATTTCGCGGAGCGCCCCTACACGTCTCTCCTTCACAGTTCTCTCCGGACGGACGCGGGAAGATACTCTTTTCTCGGTATCGACCCTTTTCTGGTCATGCGCAGTAAAGGACGTAAGATAACGGTTGAGACCGGCAGGAAGACCCGGATCGGCGAAGGCGATGTCTTTGAATGCCTTAAGAGAATCCTGAACACATACCGGGTGGATAACCCCACCTCTTTCCCGCTCATCTCCGGAGGGATGGGTTATTTCTCCTACGACCTCAAAGACCTGATCGAGGATCTGCCAAGAAGGGCTGTGGATGACCTGGCTCTGCCGGAAAGCTGTTTTTGCTTCTTTAGGACGATACTTATTCATGACAGGAAGGACCCTGGATGCATACATATCTCGATAACCTCCGACGGCGGTGAAACCCGCCAGTTGCTCGAGAATTACAAGGCCATCATGAATGGAACGCGGAAAGAAGGATCTACCCTGATAGATAGCTCAAAGGCTTTCCCCGGCCTGTGCGCCGATATCTCCCGGAAGGATTACCTGAAGAAAGTTGAAAAAGTGCTGGATTACATACGCGCTGGTGATATCTACCAGGCATGCCTTTCACAGCGCTTTACGGCACGGTGGCCTCTGGGGGGTTATTCCCTCTACCAGAGACTTAACAGGAAAAATCCCGCGCCCTTCAGCGCGTATCTTAACCTTCCCGAAGCGAAGGTCCTCTCCTCCTCCCCGGAAAGGTTCCTCCGCGTGGCGGACGGACAGGTGGAGACCAGGCCCATGAAAGGCACGCGAAGCCGCGGATCCTGTGAAGCGAGCGACAGGAAAATGAGGGAAGACCTCGTCAATAGCTCCAAGGACGCCGCGGAACTTGCGATGATAGTGGACCTTGAAAGGAACGACCTGGGAAAGGTCTGCGTGCCCGGATCGATCAGGGTGACAGAGCACCGCAGGGTCGAGACCTATCCCACGGTATTCCAGACGATCTCGGTGGTAAGGGGTCTGCTGGCTAAAGATACAAGCCTTGGCCAGATCGTGAAAGCCTCTTTCCCGGGGGGCTCGATCAGCGGGTGCCCGAAGGTGCGCGCCATGGAAATAATAGACGAGCTCGAACCCACCGCGAGGAGCGTGTACACCGGGTCTATAGGTTACATGAGCTTTCACGGGACCATGGACCTCAATATGGCCATTAGAACGATGTTGCTTAAACAGGGGCGGGTTTATTTCCAGACAGGGGGCGGCATAGTAGCCGATTCAGATCCTGAGGAGGAATACGAAGAAACACTTCACAAAGCGCGCGCTATGATGGAGATATTCGGTAAACAGTAAGAAGAACTCATCATGCTCTGGCCAGCATGGTCTTGATGCTGTCCATCAGATCCCTGAGCCTTTCCTTGTCCAGCTCCTCGGCATCCGGGACGAGCTTTATGACCACCATCCTGTCACTTCCGAAAAGCATGCGGCACTCCTCCGCGGAAAGGTCCCTGGAGGAGACGACATTGGGTATCATCCGGTAATTGCGCTTGAGGGTCTCCGGATCCCACTGCAGGTACTTGCCGATCGCGAAGAGCATTATGTCCAGGAGAGGCAGGTATGCCGCCTCCGGGAATTCACTATCGTCTATCCCCGCTATCACTGACCTCCCCTGAAAGGAGCTGTAGTAGGCGGTGTTCTTATTGCTGGTAATGACAATGAGGTTGTCCGGGTCCACCGCTCCTTTGGAAGGATCGGTTATGTTCGAAACCCGGCGGGCCAGGTTGCGGCCCTCTCCCTTTATGATCTCCAGATTCTTGAAGAACCTTTCCAGGTCCTCGTTGTTATCCACTATCGTCGGCAGGAATTTAGCCAGATCCCTCAGGCAGTCGTTTATCTCGCCGCTTCCCAGGTCGAGATCAAGGGCCAGCACGACCCTTTCCTTTTTGCTGATAGCGGCTATGAGCGCGTTCACGAAGGAGGGGATAAGCTTCTCGAGGTCCGGCACCGAACCCGTGCCGCTACTTATACCCTCTTCGATACCGAAAAGGTCCCTGCTGAGTGCCTCGTGTAAAGTGTCTATATACTCACCCGGCGCCAGCGCATCTTTTATGTGTTCGTAATCGGGAACATATCTTGGATATTTGTCAGAAGGATCTGGTATATGTTTCTTAAGTCCTTCTGCAAGGGACGGCGAGATGTCCGATAAAAAGACGATCTTGCCCGCGTGCTCAGGGAATTCCTTTTCGAGAGTCTCGGCGATGAAGCCGGAAGGAGCCACGATGAATTCGGAACCCTCGGCGGTCCCGGCCGTTATCTGCCTGGTGAGGAAATCTTCGACGAATCCGGGGGCCATCCCCTTCCGGATGCAGGCTGTGACCAGCTGCCTGTGGGGTTTACCCGAAGAAGGATCGGCCACGCGCAATCCGCAGGATAAGGCGTTTACATTGCTGAAGACGGGATTACGGGATATGATATCCTTGGCTATGACCTCCATGAGGAAGCTTCTCTGAGCGTTAAGCACGCAGGTAAAAAGGATATCCGCCCCTTCCCCGTTAGCGAGCTTCTCTTTAAGCCGTGCCGCGTTCCTGGCGGACCTGATAGAAAGGTCCTCGAATTTTTTCACGGGTATGTCCTCGCTCTCGGATACTTCGAACTTTATGGGTATGTGCCTGGTCTTCCCGGGATCATCTTGCGGTGATCTGTCTTTACCGGCATCGGCCAGAGAGGCGGGCGCGTAATCGGGATTATCTACCGTGGGGGTATCCCCGTATACATCCTGGTTGATGTTCTCGTGACGCAAACGTGCCATAGCGTAGGAAATAATGTTAAAAAGCACCGTCGTGACTACAAGCGCCCCCGCAGGCCACTGGACGTGCGCGGAATGCGCAAGTCCGCCACCGAGCATGGAAACGATCATCAGGTTGAAGCCGGCAACGTAAACAGGCGCTTTGTAAGCGTACTTGAGCCGGCCCCATAAGGTCTTGCCCTTCGGCGCCCTGAAAAGGTTCGGGGTATGAAGCGCTACGAACAGAGCATACATTCCCGACATGCCGGCTATAAGGGTGAATATGCCTATGACGCTGGCCGATACGAGCGAAGAAAGTACGGCAAATGGAAGAAGCGTGAAGATCCTCTCCTCCACCCTCGGCCCGACCTCAAGGGAATATTCCCACATGGCAAGGTCAGGATCGACTATCCTCTTAAGCAGCCTGACCGTCGCCGGGGCCGCGCTGTTAAAAGTGCCGGGTTTCTCATCCGAACTGATGGGTCCGGCGGCCACGGCATCGTTATTGACGTTCTCGTGGCGCAGAAGCGCCATCGCGTAGGATATAATGTTAAAAAGCACCGTCGTGAATATCAGTGCTCCCGTCGGCCACTGGGCGTGCGCGGAATGCGCAAGTCCTCCACCGAGCATGGAGACGATCATCAGGTTGAAACCGGTGACATATACAGGCGCCTTGAAGGCGTACCTGATCCTCTCCCAAAGGCTGCTGCCTTTGTGGGCCCTGAAGATATTGGGCGTATGCATGGCCACGAAGAGCGAGTAAACAGCAGCCATGCCGATTATCAGGGTGCCTATTCCTATCACGCTGGCGGATACCAGCGAGGAAAGAACGGCAAAGGGAATTAGAGTGAAGATCTTCTCCTCGGTCCTCGGTCCGGCCCCTATCGCGTACTGCCAGAAAGAGGAATCCGGGTCGACGATCCTCTTGATAAGATAAACGGCCGATGGTGCGTTACCGGCACCCTTCTCGCCCTCGGGGTTGAAGATATCACCCTTGAGCGTCCTTCTCTGGGTGGCTTTAAAGATCAGTTCCTGGGTAAGCTTGTACCTGAGGCTGTTTATCTCCTTGAACCTCCTGCGATCGGTATTGGTAAGCTCCCCTACGCCGACCATCTCCCGGGGCAGGATCTCCTCTATGGGCTTTCGGGCCTTCATGTCCTGTTCTCTCAGCTTAAGAGAGGTCTTGTACTTTTCCAGAGCCGAATCAAAGTTCTTGACGTAATGTTCCGCTATTCCGTAGCTCAGGTAGTATTCCTTGACCCTGGGGTCACCCTCGGGCAGCATGTTCACGGCCTGCTGGAAAGCCTCCAGGGCTGCATCGTGAAAATGCCAGAAGAATTCGGCCCTGGCGAGCGTATAATGATCGGCGGCCACGTCGCTTCCGTTCATCTGTTTGCTCTTGACATCATCCCTGACTATCAGCAGCGTAAGGTACTGCCTGACTTTAAGGAAGCTGCCGGGAGCGATCTGGCAGAACTCCGCGATAAGCTGGTTTATGGCGAGCATCTCTTTCCTGCTCTCCTCGCCGGTGGAGCGGGAAGCTATCCTCTGGGAAACCTCCTGAGCTATCTCCTGCAGGGCCCGGGCCAGTTCCTCGTAATCTTCCGAGACCCAATTCTTCAGCCTCTGTATCTCGAAATTGAGGCTGAAACCCCATTCAAGTTCGCGCAGGATGCTGAAAACTATGGGACGAAGTTCTTCCTTGATCTTTGAGATGTCACCGGTGTAATTCCTTGAATCAAGCCTGAAGACCGCGTCCAGCACGTTACGGGTATCAAGGGGAGGTTCTGCGGCGAGGATCCTGTCTTTTTTCTTTTTGTCCTTTTCTCCGGAACTGCCGGTTTCCTTCCCGGCGTCCTTCTGGCGGACCCCGAACATGAGCTTGATCATCCTCATTATGTACTGCAATAGATCGAACGATATATGCACGGCCCGGTAGGCGTATTTCATGGCCTTTATCGCTTCTTCCCGCTTTTTCGGATCGTCCATATCTTTTTCCTCGGGTTTTTTCTCTTTCTCTGGCTCATCAGGCTTTTTGACCTCTTCTGCCGCCCTCGCGCGGGAGCTCATCTTTTTCCTGTTAGCGATGAGCCTTACCATTACGACCACTGCCAGAGAAAGGCCGAACCACGGTATCGGCAGGAACATGGAAAGCCCTACAGATATTATGACAGTAAGTCCCGCGACCAGCAAGAAATTCTTCCATCCCGTCCAGTTCTTTATAAGAAGCGCCGCGAAAAGCGTGACCGGAACGACGATAGCTATACCCACGGTGATGATATTTACCGGCATCACCATGTAAAGTATACCTGAAAGAAGAAGAGCGCTCGTGAAAGTGATCAGGACGCTCTTCCAGTTTATCGCTCTGACCCTGTCCCAGAAGGAAAGTCTTATCCTCAAGGAGGCCTCTTTCTTTTCGGGGCTATCTTCTTCGGGGGCCTTTTCTTTCTCAGGCGCCTTAGCGCTTTCCGAGGACGGTTTCTCTTCAGCGGGGCTTTCTTCGGTGCCGAGTATGGCACGCAGCTTGCTGATAACGGCCCTTATGCCTTCATCCTCCTTCAAAAGGTCAGAGGCGGAGTTCTTTTTCATGAAGCTTTCATGCTTTGCGAGAAGCTGCTGTATAACCTCCCTCAGCTTCTCCATCTCATCCGGCGTGAGCTTATCGTCCATGCCTTTCTGTCCGAGTATCTTCGTGCCCTTTTCCCAGGCGACTTCCATCTCCCAGATCCAGCTGAGCCTTGCGAAAATATACCGGTACTCTTCCGCGAGCGCTCGGAGCGTCTTCATAGCCATCTTGCGGCTACCCGGGAAAAGACGCGACTGCTTGAGCATGTACTGGCGCTTGATCCATTCGAAATACTGCTTATATAAGGTAAAGAAATGCGAGGCATCCTGAGGTCCCGTCTTCTTGAGGAAATCCTGCTGCTTGAACTTCTCGAGCTGTTCGCCGATCTCGGTGCTGCTTCTGGCCTGGTCCGGGAACGGGTCACACCTGTCCCAGAGGACGTTTTTGAGCACGATGGAGAGTTCCCCGTCCCGGTGTCCCGCGATGCGGTCGCCTTCGATCGCCTCGTAATTCTCCGGGAAAAGCTTCACCTGTATGGCACGCGCCCTTTCATGCCCGAAATAAGGACATATCATTTCGTGAAAAATATATTCCTGCAGCAGGGGTTCGTCCATCTCTATGAGGTCCAGTACCTGCGTGCAGAGTCCTATTGTATCGGGATAATCATCTTTCAGTTTCGAGAAAAGCGTATCGATCGGTCCGGTGTGGGCAGTAAACCCCGTCAGTTCGACGCCGGACCCTGAAGTGGTATTGAACCCGAGAAGCCAGTTATGGGGCCTGGTCGGCTCCTGCCTGTCGGTCAGGACCACCGCGCTGAACTCAAGGAACTTTGAAGATGCGGAAAGTTCCACGACCTGCTGCAGTTTCTTTCTGGTCCACGCGTCTATCTGAGCTTTCTGTATCCTTTTGTCGAGCTTCTTCTCAATCCCTTTGACCCGTTTGATCAGGCGGTGCCTCAGATCCGCCGGCGGATTGACGTTCTCGACCAGAGCTTCATGTATCCGGTGGGCTTCATTCTTGTTCTCGACCCTGGTGACGAACCCGCGTTCGTCAGGAGGCTCGAGTACCAGCTGCCGCATCAGGTATTCGCCTACTTTCTCCTGGCTCTGGACTTGGCAAGAAGAACCCGGGTCACTGGACCCGGGTATTTTAGGGTTGAAATATCTTATCCTGTAAGGACCGATCCCGATCGATACCTCACCGGAGGCCTCTGAACCGGTAACGAGCGGCCACCGCTGAAGGAATCCCGCCGGGATGTTCTTGGTGTTTTTTACCTGATCAAGCGCCAGCTGCGCGCAATCCTTTATACTGAACAGGTTCCGGTTGGCCGGATCGGCCTCGAATGCAATAAGCGCGTCGATGACATACCTGGTCATCACCATGAAATAACTTTCACCCTGCTTGGAAGGATCAAAGAATGTCTGCGGCTGAAGATCGCTTTTCCGAGTTATATCCGGATTGGCCCACACCACCCCCTGCCATACCAGGAGGATGCA from Candidatus Omnitrophota bacterium harbors:
- the pabB gene encoding aminodeoxychorismate synthase component I, which produces MEKYLPPINRSCLIERIPLWRPVEEVFSYFAERPYTSLLHSSLRTDAGRYSFLGIDPFLVMRSKGRKITVETGRKTRIGEGDVFECLKRILNTYRVDNPTSFPLISGGMGYFSYDLKDLIEDLPRRAVDDLALPESCFCFFRTILIHDRKDPGCIHISITSDGGETRQLLENYKAIMNGTRKEGSTLIDSSKAFPGLCADISRKDYLKKVEKVLDYIRAGDIYQACLSQRFTARWPLGGYSLYQRLNRKNPAPFSAYLNLPEAKVLSSSPERFLRVADGQVETRPMKGTRSRGSCEASDRKMREDLVNSSKDAAELAMIVDLERNDLGKVCVPGSIRVTEHRRVETYPTVFQTISVVRGLLAKDTSLGQIVKASFPGGSISGCPKVRAMEIIDELEPTARSVYTGSIGYMSFHGTMDLNMAIRTMLLKQGRVYFQTGGGIVADSDPEEEYEETLHKARAMMEIFGKQ
- the ispH gene encoding 4-hydroxy-3-methylbut-2-enyl diphosphate reductase is translated as MEINIAKSSGFCFGVKRAIDMCMELAGGDEAVYILGDIVHNEHVVETLAKKGIKKLRKIKRPPEGSVLVIRAHGAPRQTFLEAGKAGFRIVDATCPMVKDIYKIGRKLEKTHKIIIIGDAGHDEVKGIAGQLDNEPVIIESPEAVPAKAFSGVRKAAVITQSTQTKENIQAIMEKLKSIIPRVQLHDTTCRTTVVKQQQIKKLPRENDVVLIVGSRTSANTKRLYQIARKIKKRTHWISSSKDLKKEWFRGARKVGIMAGASTPDEVTRSIVKKLRSWT
- a CDS encoding anthranilate/aminodeoxychorismate synthase component II (TrpG; with TrpE catalyzes the formation of anthranilate and glutamate from chorismate and glutamine; TrpG provides the glutamine amidotransferase activity), yielding MYLLIDNYDSFTYNLYQAFAEQGVDLLVRRNDRISLGEIEKLAPEKIIISPGPKTPESAGISVEVIRSFSSLKPILGVCLGLQCIVQACGGRIDRVKKIVHGKTSLIEHDRKGIFKGVPSPFRGARYHSLHAERIPDCLRVTARTQDDIVMGVEHLELPLVGLQFHPESFLTEEGSVIVKNFIEL